The stretch of DNA TAAAAGATCATGTGCACAGTGTACTGGTATGTGTGATTATATTGTATGATGCAATGTTAATAACTATGGGTTAATAGTTTAAAAAAGACACTAAGAAATAAGTAGAGAAAGACGTGTAACATTTTGTAGTTTAAGTCTTTTATTTCCATTTTACAAACACAATAAGTATGGACTCTCCTTGGGATCTATTTTTCACGGGTAACAATATTTGGCCCTGATTTTATGCAGATATTTTAGATGTTGCCGGTTTTACGGAAATATCGCACACGTTACATTGGTTTCAATGAAGGCGCGTGTAGTACACACATCTTGTCAGCCCTAACAGGCGGAATAACAACTGATCTGATTTCGTTCCTGATACATAAATGAGTACATTTTATACTCCAACTTTCCCTGGTGTACAAACAAACCTGGGTATCGTGTGTCCCGGCGCATAATAAAAACACGCATGTCTATCAAATATTGTAAAAATTAGGCTCATTTGGTGGTTGTATCCTCCTGCGCCATGTCACATGTTGCAGATATAAATGTAAAACATTGCTTTGTTACACAGCCCCCTCTGGGGGCAGACTGGGGTACCACACGCGGCTGATCCAAGCATTGTCAGCCGAATATCCTCattgacataataataataataattatacataaatatgtatatatgtatacatcaatatgtatttttgtctgAAGACGGCCCGAATTAGCACTTTGGACCACAATCGGATATTTGGTTGCAGCCATCTCGCCTAACCtttggttagggtagggggttaaggataggggttaagggttttagggtaggggattaggataaggggttaggggGTAAGGTTAAGGGTGTAGTGTTAGCATTTGGCGTTAAGATTAGGGATTTTTAAGGTAAGGTTTGGGGCTTACTCTGGCGGCCAAGAAACCAGGAGAGAGATGTCCCGATGGCGAGGTGTGTGGCGGATAACCGCCGGTGGCAACTTAGTCGCTGTAAAACATCCGCCACCAAATATCCCAGAGCACTTCGGACTGTATAGAAGAAGGCCTCGGATATgatcaaaaagaccgtgctgaggcgcgctgaggggaaacattgtcactatcagcgcggctttagacggcgcttccgcaggcttgcggaggcgtgtggaaatgcaggagacaggcaagtctAAATTTTGCCGCTCACGGAAGCgctgggccggtcacgtgactgccagaagccaatggcagtccgtgacgtcggtgaTGGGGCACCCTAGCCACGCCTCCCATCCCGCCTCccgcccggcacacaagcgcgctcgctgacgctcatgcagggacacgaaaaatctcctgcttgagcaggagagcatgagcatcAGTGCTGCCCAGCGCTCTTCACTACACTacgtcccaggcctaaggctctTTCACTCATGAGAAATGGAAACAGATATCAGACAgataaaagatttaaaaaaagagaGGAAATCCTGTTTCTGGGGAGTTGGAAACTAATTCCAGGCAATCGTACGGTTAACCCAAGCTTGGATGTAGCGGACATTAGTGTATATTCCTGGGGTTGAGGTGGTACAGAGGAGATTAACCGACGACGCAATGCCAACCAGGGTCCAGATTCCATTCTTCTGGCAAACAAGGGGTCCGCCAGAGTCACCCTGAAAGTAGAAAAAAGAAATATAGTCACAATTGCTCTTTACCTGTCTGTGGGGTCTGGTCTACGTACATCAGTAATTACCTGTCTGTGGGGTCTGGTCTACATACATCAGTAATTACCTGTCTGTGGGGTCCGGTCTACGTACACTCAGTAATTACTGCTCAGTGGGGTCTGGTCTATGTTCACTCAGTAGACCTTAGCCTTGTAGTGGGTGCAAATAACCTTTTGTCCTGTATTACTAAGCACAGCATTTAATGGGTTATAAATGTTTGTCAGATATCTCGGGCTTGTGTAGCACAAATTTGTAATTGTGAAATTATTAAGCtatttatactgtataaaccCCCCGGCGCCAGCCCTGTGCAAAATGTGGTGACTACTAATACAAAAACACCCTCCCCAGATGAATCTTgtgctatttttgtattttgactGATAAATCCCCCCTCCTAAATTTATATGCGCCAAAGGGGTATTACATGCCATGGGACCCTTTCCTTTCATGTAGAGATGGGGCCCAGCGTTGTGAATTTAGTTTTCCTTCTTAGATGGGTTGATTTTGACAATCAGAATTTGattgtaaataaataataatgaaatTATGTCATCTGGAGCTGTTCATTTTcttatttaaatattttaattCTAGTTAATAAAAAGAATATTAATAATAGTCAGGATAAtattaacaataaataatgtGGTTAATTTAGAAGAAAATTAATCGCAATAAAAAAATGCTCTTAAACTTATGTTCTTTTCTTGGTCATTTGTTACTTACTGTATCTCCCTGGTGGCTCTCTCCTTTAATGATAATtgattgttcttgtatagcgctgctggtattatatagcacttcAGAGAGACATtgtgcagacacagtccctgcgctGTGtattttacaatctatgtttttggtgccttaggcacatggagataaggggacttgcccaaggtcacaaggagctgacactgggaattgaaccaggttcccctgcttcaaactctcagtgccagtcagtgtctttactcactaagccactccttcagcccctGATATCAGCTTAGTTATTATCTCTGTACCTCTATCACCATAGCACCCTCCCTGTTCCCAGTTTGGGAACATTGGAACCGCAGCAAATCTGAGGCTCTGCTTTAACTTCCCAAGCGTACCCATCAAGGCATCTAATATTTTGCTGTTTTCTGACCCTTTACCGCCTCAATTGTGCAGTCTGTTCACCAATATAAGTGTACAAATATCTACAATACAACGGACAAAATATTCTGATATGAAATAATGGTTGGCTGTTTTTTTTCACCTTTCACCTAATTGTTGAAATGCTATAAATCCGTGTTAAACTTTCCATGGAAGGAGGAACATATCTGTATGTATGTTATGTGTTACGGGATTTGGGGCACGTAGTGTAGTGATAATGAGCTCAAGCTTTTGGAATTATTCATCTAGGATCGGTCTAGATAGAGATAAGAGGCTTGTCAGATACTGTCAGAGTATTTCACAGGCTGGGAGTGACAGAGATATTAGGCATGAGAATGCAGTAGAGACACATGggatagaaaggagacagccTTGAGCTGAGCGCATAAGGTGAGTAGTTCCATAGGGAGAGATCAGAGGCTAATTTACATTGTAATATAGTCCAATGGAAGAAAAACGAACATCGTACCACGCAAGAGGAAGCTCCCGCCGCTCCAGCACAGATCATGGAATTTAAGATATTTACACCCCAGATCTTCTGACATTTACGGTAGGAAATCAATGGGAGggaaacctgctgcagtttttttGGGCGTTGTtcagctggagaaaaaaaaatcaacatgctGCAACATAAAGCTATACTAAGCATCATCACCTATTTCCAGCTATCTTTAGTTTTGAGAACACAGACACTTATTGTATTCTAATAGTAATTACAGTTACTGACTCCAGATGCCCACTTGTAATGATATCTAATGCCCTCAATCTCCAGTGGGGGTTATTACTGTTGGTTACAGATGGGGCAGTACAAATATTACGGTAACATGTAAAGGATGAAATAGCTATCACCACCCCTCGTGTACTAACACATAGAAGACAGAATAATCTGTATAACCTGTATTTCATTCATCTTTACTTTGTTTATTCACTAAAGTGTCATAGCCAACATTGGGGCCCATTCATAGAGTCCAGATACTGGTTATCACACCCGTTCCAGCATTGGCTCCCATTGACGAATGGGTGTTAAAACCGGAATGTGTGCGATAACCCGAACCGGCACTTGATCACATGCTCCATTGATCATTAATGGCCATTAATGTGACACCAgttaggaccatatttactaagcttgcTTCATAAGACGCCTTCAATGCTAAAAGGCAACTTACAGCCCCATTTAAATGAATGGACCACAACAGGCCATAATTAACCACGTGGCGTATCTCCAGAAGACGCCTTACAGGCGCAGCATATTCATTTGCATGATTTATAAAGGGTCCAATTTACTAAGCCGTGCTGGAAGGAGTCTTATGGGGTAGCGCTGCTTAGTAAACACAGCCAGGAATATTGATTCTTCCTTAAATAGACTCCAGTCGAGTTATTTACTAAGTGTCTCAGCGGTAAAACTGGGGTAAAGATTTGTAGccgatttatcaaaggaaaaacttgAATTGTTTCCAATTGAATTAATTTTCCttggtaaatctggtgctgtttttgccccagttttgaaaCCAGGAAAGTTTAGTATATcacacactaagggcctcatgcagagagcagcggtaaggtaaatagcggcattttttggagaGAAATGCCTGAAGAAcggcaggtactggcgagttttaaaaaaagcgccatttttttttttttttgtgaaactcGCCGCGCAaccggcgagaacctaaatctcctCTGTTGTAAAAATatccctattcagaaaggcgcgatcgccatctagtagctgatcgcgccaataacatggagagaaattctcaatttacctccgccaaaaaaagttggctggaagctggagctcggcggccagagggagaaggaaaaaaaaaaaacacgcttttttaaaaacatgtttcaccagcgcacatatcgccggttgaaactctccatatgcagacaggattctaaatgcagttttatgccctttctgcatatggaaaaaaaaactctccattaaagctactttttcttaaactctccaatttattctagcgctgctctctgcataggccccttaggaaGCACCCAGTGTCCTAATAACGTACCCGACCTGTTAGAGGCACACATGCTGTGGGTCCTACCATGCTAGAATCCCTTCTCCAGTACTAGGCACTTGGTCACTTTCTAGGAGGTGATCGGACAGACTGGCTCCCCGTCCACTTCTGTTTCAAGCAATCCGGGCTGGGTTGCGTCATGCGATTTTTTTCCCcggagcgatcacatgacccgGAAATGCAAGAGCTCCAGTTGCACTCTGGTGCTCGCTGGATATTCGGCACTCTAACGGTTAAAGCAGTCAAACCGATCACCCACTACAAAACAAGCAAGTACCCATGACATTCTGTACCTTGAACATCATAAGGGTCTCTAGGGTACCAGGGCCCATGACATGTCAATACAGTGCTGTGAAGTCGTTTCCATGTGCTGGAGAAGATGTTGGTTCCATTCAACTCTTCTCCAGCTTGGGACATTGAATCAGAGTGTAGAGGAGAATATTGGAAGATATCCAACTGAATGCTCCATGTTACGGTCTGTCTTACTGATTGCGTTGGTGTGGCCCCATCCAGTGGTGACACATTTATAGCCAGCTGGGAAACCATTCCTTGAAGCTGCGAGGCACACAGGGGACACACGGGCGGTATATACAGCAGGGCTGGAGAGCTTCACCAGGAGGACATCGTTCAAAAGGGTTTCATTGTTGTACAGAGGATGTTCGATAACCTGGTGTAAATGGAAG from Ascaphus truei isolate aAscTru1 chromosome 19, aAscTru1.hap1, whole genome shotgun sequence encodes:
- the LOC142470108 gene encoding chymotrypsinogen A-like isoform X2 gives rise to the protein MTLFWLLTCVAITKAAYGCGVPAIKPFISGHARIVNGKNAVSGSWPWQVSLQNRTGSHFCGGSLINPYWVISAAHCDVRTSDFVVLGMYNRASTSEARQVKGISKVIEHPLYNNETLLNDVLLVKLSSPAVYTARVSPVCLAASRNGFPAGYKCVTTGWGHTNAITEQRPKKLQQVSLPLISYRKCQKIWGVNILNSMICAGAAGASSCVGDSGGPLVCQKNGIWTLVGIASSVNLLCTTSTPGIYTNVRYIQAWVNRTIAWN